One Salmo salar chromosome ssa01, Ssal_v3.1, whole genome shotgun sequence DNA window includes the following coding sequences:
- the LOC106589484 gene encoding protein lin-52 homolog isoform X4 gives MASPNGGDDFESSLLSFEKLDRASPDLWPEQLPGVAEFAASCKNPITNSPPKWMAELESEDIEMLKELGSLTTANLMEKVKGLQNLAYQLGLEEC, from the exons ATGGCGTCTCCAAATGGAG GTGATGATTTTGAGTCCTCTCTGCTGAGTTTTGAGAAGCTGGATAGAGCATCTCCTGACCTATGGCCAGAGCAAC TGCCAGGAGTTGCAGAATTTGCTGCATCTTGCAAAAAT CCAATTACCAATTCTCCACCCAAATGGATGGCTGAACTGGAGAGTGAGGACATTGAAATGTTAAAAG AGCTGGGGAGTCTGACCACAGCAAACCTGATGGAGAAGGTCAAAGGGCTACAGAACCTGGCCTACCAGCTGGGCCTTGAGGAGT gttaa